One segment of Eschrichtius robustus isolate mEscRob2 chromosome 3, mEscRob2.pri, whole genome shotgun sequence DNA contains the following:
- the C3H1orf127 gene encoding LOW QUALITY PROTEIN: uncharacterized protein C1orf127 homolog (The sequence of the model RefSeq protein was modified relative to this genomic sequence to represent the inferred CDS: inserted 4 bases in 3 codons; deleted 2 bases in 1 codon; substituted 1 base at 1 genomic stop codon) — translation MKCPVIASRLGQESVHCRPTFIQTVYEYLLFVQTPWLLSIGGEPVASLGDASLMGSSTARISVDVTATTLTIQSPRQDPVQRQERQALRVADERLLQSRIQLVVLIVVAGTVIPARDGDLVHIPKQRLDLVKRGSYLEESLSLKFXPVLQFLTFTVTENRDFAAVGVLATGVIQVQQCQEAQGALGTQAFYRVVLSLGFAEVAAPILWTAESSFQGVGESHGAPPGGIPSAAFSQFQTAGPAAFGGLGEGAHPHEASVDPARHEAPLFHHHSTKGSPTQTSSHVSSSSNSDHSPEKAGLPESSHLSAAQLSRLAHGHAGSWDPAQGGGGEGPRRCTQTRGKPRHASKELEPRSQAGAQEPGLENQPESQAICYPKWQSRPEQSPAXLPGSPLLLEGXSQGDVAADQPMRGPWQASKEVQLLTKPLVTSLAEEVLCSRGSPGEPQETSSRAEAXGGPPREGARGHLGLSFPEPSQDLEGTHPPSGDGCHSTAPVVNTSKVWWQQPGPSGRLRASGPERKGRHREGPAAPCQFLLLSSCQQSAAPESHPASASEKPTASSQPQSLRAPTDVSSPSLAEPRDPFTAGQGTPRQEPAEPTLATSLERHRPPELQNIMQGLLRDPLAGVCPGSTPGDAKCETARDTQLGDFVDQGRIPAPESPANQADPLPIPLTFNHPRPWR, via the exons ATGAAGTGTCCAGTGATCGCATCCAGGCTGGGTCAAGAGAGTGTCCACTGCCGGCCCACATTCATTCAG ACTGTTTATGAGTACCTCCTGTTTGTCCAGACCCCGTGGCTGCTGTCCATTGGAGGGGAGCCGGTGGCTTCTCTGGGTGACGCCAGCCTGATGGGATCATCAACAGCACGA ATCAGCGTGGATGTCACCGCCACCACCCTCACCATCCAGAGCCCAAGGCAAGACCCTGTCCAGAGGCAGGAG CGTCAAGCGCTCCGCGTGGCAGATGAGCGGCTCCTGCAATCACGCATTCAGCTCGTTGTCCTGATCGTGGTGGCAGGAAC TGTCATCCCAGCCAGAGATGGAGATCTTGTTCACATCCCAAAGCAGAGACTGGACCTGGTCAAAAGAGGTTCCTACTTGGAGGAAAGCCTGAGCCTAAAATT CCCGGTCCTCCAGTTCCTTACCTTCACAGTGACCGAAAACAGGGACTTTGCGGCGGTCGGTGTCCTGGCGACTGGGGTGATCCAGGTCCAG CAATGCCAGGAGGCCCAAGGAGCTCTGGGGACGCAGGCTTTCTATAGGGTGGTCCTGAGCCTGGGATTTGCCGAGGTGGCCGCCCCCATCCTCTGGACGGCGGAGAGCTCCTTCCAGGGTGTGGGTGAGAGTCACG GAGCCCCTCCAGGAGGAATACCATCTGCTGCCTTTTCCCAGTTCCAAACTGCAGGACCAGCTGCCTTTGGAGGCCTCGGGGAAGG GGCGCATCCCCACGAGGCATCAGTGGACCCAGCCAGGCACGAGGCCCCTCTCTTTCACCACCATTCTACCAAAGGGAGTCCCACTCAGACCTCCAGCCATGTCTCCTCCTCTTCAAATTCCGACCATTCCCCAGAGAAAGCGGGGCTCCCCGAGAGCTCCCACCTGAGCGCAGCCCAGCTGTCTCGCCTGGCTCACGGCCACGCAGGGTCTTGGGACCCGGCACaaggaggtggaggggagggcccGCGGCGGTGCACACAGACCagagggaaaccgaggcacgcttCAAAGGAGCTGGAGCCCAGGAGCCAGGCTGGAGCCCAGGAGCCAGGCTTGGAGAACCAGCCTGAG TCTCAGGCCATCTGTTACCCTAAGTGGCAGTCTAGGCCTGAGCAGAGCCCCGCCTAGCTACCAGGAAGTCCCCTCCTACTGGAAG TGTCACAGGGGGACGTGGCTGCCGACCAGCCCATGCGGGGGCCCTGGCAGGCCAGCAAGGAGGTCCAGCTGTTGACAAAGCCCTTGGTGACCAGCCTGGCTGAAGAGGTGCTGTGTTCCCGCGGCTCCCCTGGAGAGCCCCAGGAAACATCCTCCAGAGCGGAAG GGGGGGGGCCACCCAGGGAGGGGGCCAGAGGGCACCTGGGCCTCTCATTCCCAGAACCAAGTCAGGACCTGGAGGGGACTCACCCTCCTTCTGGGGATGGATGCCACAGCACTGCCCCAGTGGTGAATACTTCCAAGGTGTGGTGGCAGCAGCCAGGCCCCAGTGGCCGTCTGAGGGCCTCAGGACCGGAGCGCAAGGGGAGGCACAGGGAGGGCCCAGCAGCCCCCTGCCAATTCTTACTGCTGAGCAGCTGCCAGCAGAGTGCAGCTCCCGAGAGCCATCCGGCCTCCGCCTCCGAGAAGCCCACTGCCTCATCT CAACCTCAGAGCCTGCGGGCTCCCACAGACGTTTCCTCACCCAGCCTGGCCGAGCCTAGAGACCCTTTCACTGCTGGCCAGGGTACCCCCCGGCAGGAGCCAGCAGAGCCCACACTGGCAACCAGCCTTGAAAGGCACAGGCCTCCTGAGCTTCAGAACATCATGCAGGGGCTTCTGAGAGACCCCCTTGCTGGGGTGTGTCCTGGGAGCACCCCAGGGGATGCCAAGTGTGAAACAGCACG AGACACTCAGCTTGGGGACTTCGTAGACCAGGGGCGCATACCCGCCCCAGAAAGTCCTGCCAACCAGGCTGACCCTTTACCAATCCCGCTCACGTTTAACCACCCGCGCCCTTGGAGATGA